The genomic stretch TATGAAGTGTTTTCCAACTTCTTGTATCTTGCAAGAAATAATTATGGGCTCTGAATGTTCCTCAGGGATGGACCCTATAAATGAAAGAAAGATGTTCCAGCAACTAGTGAGAGCTGCCAGCCAACCAAACACACCTCAGTAAGAACTCTAATCTTACGTGATAATTTCTGTCTTGATTTAGTTTGGCAAATTTAAAGACAATCCAAGTTGAAACCGTGGTTATATTAGAGGCTTTTATTATAGTGTAACTACAAACGGTCAAATAATTTGGTTTAGATGTTTGGTGGTGCTAGTAGTAGTTacagtagtagtagtagtagtataAAAGTACTTTTGTTGAAGAGAAGCATATAACCGCCTAGGCAACATTAATGTTCTTCATGTCAAGTTTTCTGTCAATGAGCACAGTTATGTCCCACATGCAGTCTACAAGTGGTGCCAGAATCCGAATATTTGCTAGAGAATGGAGGGGGGGCCATTGCTTTGgcttgaaaaagaaacaattacGCTAGGATTTGGGTGAAATCACAACTTATTTTAAACAGATTATAAGATTGAGTACCTGATAAAAGGGATACGTTTGTTACaaaattactatttcatttcttgcagttttaaaaaaaaatttatgctttttATAAACTCTCTTTCCAACCCATCCCGGTGCAGCCTAGTGGTTAAAGAGCAGGCTTGGGATGAGCCGTAGACTTAGACATTTTGGGTTCGATTCCGCACTAGGAGTTTTTTTGAATTACTTGATACATAGTTTTGACAAGAGGAATCGTGTATCCGTGGTTTACTCCCTAGGGTTGGGTCCGAAGGGCACTACCAATGTgctctcttttcaaaatgtagaGGTGGTTTAAGTGTTTCCATCAATATGCAGGTGTTTCTTACTTACACCAAAGTTGCTTCCCGATTTGGAGTACAGTGAGGCATGTAGCGTTCTGAATATAATGAATGGGCCTTGGATTGAGCAGCCCTCAAAAGGTAATGGTAACTTCCAGATTATTCTTTATCTATTTATTGTACTTAAAGGTCAGTCACTTACTGGCAAGGTTTTGTTGTCTGTTAATTCAGTGTGGAGCAGTGGAGATTGCTGGGCAACTGTCACAGGTTTAGTAGGAGAAGGTCGATGCTGAAATACCAATCTcaagttaaaaatttttgtttaaaaaaaattacgtaGGGCAGCTAATGTAATCCATCTGAAGTGAGCTGTGTTTTGTCCCGTTTCAGATGGTTTTGTACAACAAATTCTGATATATTGTTTATCCATGTATACTTGAATTCCTTTCGCCTTTGTAAAGAGAGAATCCTCTATTTAATGTCGTAATTATTACGAGTGGTATATTTCCTTCATGAAGATGTCTATATGTAGTGCTGATAAAGCGGTACACTTGTACTACAGGTTCAAATTGGCgtgataatttataattattgaaATGATTCAAGTAAAAAATCCAGAATAGGCGAGATTTATGGATTTATATTTTGGGGATTTTATGTTTTGTAAGTTTTATATATGGCCTTAATTAGGGACAATTTTTTACTTGATGTGTTTTTAAAGCATGTAATTTctcacattaaaaaagaaaaagaaaaaggaaagaaaaaaaaagatgcacGTAAGAATTACTTGTTATAAGGACATATGCCAATAAATTGAATTAGAGAAATTGTCTaacccaatttgaagaaaaactttatccttaATTAGAACTCGAGATAAATTAGAGTCCACTTTGGCTGATGGTTATAAATAGCTTGCAATTAGCATTATGGTTTTTATTGATGGtgtatgaaattatttggaGTTTGGTGCTCTTTGTTGGCCGTTTATTTGCTAATCAGGTAAACCCTTGtggattgttaaaaaaaaagaaaagaaggtaaGCCCTTGTGGATTAGGTTGGTAATTCTGCAGTGAATGTTGGTAATTCTGAATGTTGAGTAGTTGTGAAGCAGTCAAAGTTCAAAAACGCAAAATACCCGGATGTGAATGTTGTAAAGCAAACAACAATTGAAATTCTCAGCAAAATGTGCCCGGTTACCGCAAGTCAACAGATTATTGACTATGATTTGCTTGTCATTCTGTGCCACAAATCCTATAGATTTTTTTTACTCCCAAATTTCAGTTATGTGATCTAAAACCTATGCTGTTCAAGCACTCCTATTGGCCCTGCTCACAACCCCCTTCTTTGCCTGCCTTGGTTTACAAAGGGTAAGTGACTTACAACATTCAGAGCACATCCTTGCAGACTTGTGTTGTTAATTAATGGGAGAATGAGTCAAGGGTTTAACCTAGTTTTGGGGTAATTTAAAACCACGTATAAGATCAATTTTGATGTTGCTGTCCGGCACCTTTTCAGTGTAGCCTCGGCTGTCCTAAGCAACCACGTTGGCTGGATCTTGGCAGCTAGTACTCTAAGGCTGCCCCCACTCAAATCCCTCCCTTGGTGAAGCTTCTGCTGCTCTTTCTTGGTATCCGGCTTGCCCTCTCTCATGATTGCTCCTCAGTCTTGATTGAAAGTGATTCCCTTTTCACCATTTTGGCTCTCAATCAAGGTCACATTTTCACCAATTAACCGTATGCTCCTATCATTAAAAACTGCCACCTCCAGCtctcctctttttccttttggaCCGCTTCAAAGGTCTTTAGATGTGCCAATTCTCGCGCACACTCGGttgctaaatgggccgcttcccaCTCgatgtttggaagcattcccgatgattccctttttcttttttctcttaggATTAGGAGTGACAAGGACCCTTTGTtgtaattttgttcttttggttttttttttcctcccctttccttttccctattctgaataggaaaaaataaataaataaataaaagattggAACCAGCAATTTTCTTggactatatttttttttattaaatgttttcTTGGacaattttaattgttgtttAACATGGCTGATTGTTTGTCATTTGCATGCTTTTTGGGAAGTCTTTACACCGAGTAAAGAGTGAAGATGGAAAAAGAGACATATCAGTCCTAAAGAGCTTTAGATCTCATTTCATTGTTGCAGGAGACAAATCTTGTTACGTTGCACCAGCAGTGGGCACCAATTGGCAAGAAAAGGGAACACAACCCAGCAATTTGAAAGGCAAGCAAAATATGTGAAATGTGCTAAAGCACTTAGGCTGGGTTGAAGTTCTTAGCAAGAAAACCAATtttcatatatgttttacacGACCCAAAATTCCTGATTGCaaaacgaacaaaaaaaaaaaaaggtaataaaattgataatattgATCAGAATAATAATACAAGGGCTTTCAGGTCAGTGTAGAAGATGATGGAGTTTGCACATTTTTGTGACAGTTCCAACCCAGACAACCATCAGTCTTCCTATCTTCATATTAGTTACTCCCCTACCATCTTTACTAAATTGAAGACAACATTTACAAAAGTATGGTGTTCTTCAAACCTTTGACGTAGGCTTGTAATCGAGCGTCTCCCTTATATTTAACCGAATAGAAGGCCCCATCGATGAGCAAATGTGTGCGCTTTTCCAGTAAACACCTTTAGCACCTGTTGGCTTGTTGGCTTCTACAGATTTCTGTTAGATGAAGGCAACGAATCAGTAAGATTTGTATGATGAGTAAATGCATTTCAGACACCAGTGAAGTTCAGGGAAGAAGGAAGAACGTACTACTGCAGCGAGCAAGTTAACAATAAGGTCTTCTTCAGGAAAGTCAGCTTTTCCAAAAGGCAAGTGAACAATCCCAGTTTTATCCGCTCTGTATTCAACTTTCCCCTGCTTGAATTCTGCTATAGCCTGAAACACATAATAGAAAGAACTCGCGTTAAATCTTTTACTGCTAGCTAACCAAAAACCCATGTCATTTGCCATGCTGCTTTATTCAATAGCAAATACGATCTTGGTAACTTCAAAGATGTTAACCAACTTGGTTGTTTCTCCCCCTCTTTCCCTCCCTTTTGTCATCATTACAATGTTCTTATCACGTCATTCACACACAATCCATAAATGCTTGCAAATCTCAGatgattttaattttccttcCATTCCATTATTCTCACTTTGTCAGATTTGCATCTGTATGCATCATGAATGAGGAAAAATCTAAAAGAGAGTTTCTGAACACCAGGTGAAGGTTCAGAATCAAGAATGAGTGTCGACTGCCAATgcaaaaagaaatgagaaaattacATTTGAATACCTCATCTAAGTTTTACACTTCTTCTACCTAAGTTGGTTGCACGTTTGGTCATTACAAAAAGTCGTCCAGTTTATGACAGATGTAAACTTTTCAAATATAAGGTCAATATTCTCGTAtagttttttttgataagtaggtCAATATTCTCATATAGTTGGGGAACCATGTAGATTATAAAGCAGTACTGTTTGCCATTTAAGTtcagaaataaaaacaaagaatattaGCCTTTTCTTCAACCTTGGAAAAATCCACCTTCAATCAACCATGACCTTCATTCAAATCCTTGCTCATAAGCCTCAAATCCACCATCACAATCCAGCCACACCTTATCCATTAGTTACATCCATAACTAACAATATTGACATAATCACCAACAACGTTCAAAACGGCCAGCTTCACAATCCAGCCATGCCTTATAAATTAGTTACATCCATAACTGACAATATTCACATAATCACCAACAACAACTACACAGAGATCAATGGAAGCCTCAAGCCATTAAACcaaatcaatcaattttttttttcttgataaatgTTAAGCCAAATCAATCATTCTAACAGCTCACCTACTTATTTTATCTTTAGGAAAAAGAGAATGGATTTGGTTACTAATTCCTAGTTACGCTTATTAAGCACAATCGAAGTAATTtctttaaactaaaaaatagaaatgaaaacaaaaaaatcagtcTACCGATCATGGAAGCCCACCTAATTAAAATACTCAATtaaggtgagagagagagagagagagagagagagagaccatacCTGAGGTATATTGGGTGTGACGGTACCGGCTTTTGGATTTGGCATCAGCCCTCGGGGTCCCAGAATCTTTCCTAGGCTTGCAACCTGATAAAATCAGCAAGTCCATGTAAGTAAAATCCGCCGGACCATTATGTTCTCTAGCTTCGATACTCAGGACCATGAACACTTACAAGCAATATTATTACCAGGCTATTTACTGATTttcatttaaatgaaatggacaTAATTCttaaccaatttatttctacgCAGAAAAAAGGTGAACATATCTGTCTTTCCTCTCGATATTTCAGATGCATAATGGCAGTTAATATAAATAACTAGAATAAGATATTCAGAGCTACACCTTGGGCATCATATCTGGTGAAGCAATTAATTTGTCGAATTCCATaaatccttcttttatttgttgtATCAAGTCCTCTCCACCAACCAAATCAGCTCCTGCATTTTTTGCTTCATCGAACCTCTCACCTGTAAATGTCAAGCATACCTTAAGAGCCCAGGTAACAGAAAGGAaatgacaacaacaacaattataATTTTCATGCACATGCTGAAAGGATATAATTTTCATGCACATGCTGCAAGAAGAACTGGCACAAATCTAAAGTATTATCAGTTTATTACAAGGGGAAAATGTCCTataaggaatttttttcaatatattacttataccaaaaaaaaaaaaaaaaactctctcggTGTACTACagacttatcaaaaaatgtATAGTAGAAAGCCTTTTTATAGAATAAGAAACTAAGTTAATTTATACTTGGTAAAAACAGCTGATAACACCTAATAAAAGGAGATCCATGAGGTCAAAATTTGAGAGACACATGATAAGTTACAAATGGACcaactttttaaaaagttattgaaAGACTAACAATCTCACTCTTCACATCTGCATTTTTAACAAACCAGGCCGTggcaaaagtaacaaaaaaaaaaaactcttcagaGGCTCAGAATAAGTTGTCGTTTACATAGATATCCACTATAGAGGAAAACATACAGCTAAAGTAacccatacttttttttttataagtaatctaaaattcattaaaaaacacaaaggCAGATCCCAAGTTTACAAGAAAGTAACCCTGCCTTTAGTAAAGCAAGCAGTAATCTAGCCCTTCTAAGCCAAGGGTAGATGCATAATGAGACTTTGAAACCCCATTTCAGTGGGGATTTTTCCCTGCTCTAGGGCTGTAGATGTTGTCGGGTCAATTACACCATGGAAAATggaaatcacaatctcaaatacGACATAACCCACCTATTTACATTCGCTACTTAAACAGTTAGCAACACAGATACCCCTAAGTTCATGTAAGTGGTGCCAAATTGATTCATTTCCTTTTGCACATACTTCCTCAACAAGAAAAGTTTCTATCTTAATGATCAAAAAGACATTGTACTAGAGATAAATGACAATGCTAAATTAGATATCATCAATTGTAAAAGAAATGGGTGTCAAGAATGAAAGTTGAGAAGAGTAATTACCTTGAGTAAGAACAGCCACTCTAACAGTCTGTCCAGTTCCCTTGGGCAGACTTacctaataaaatatttggaaagaagaaaggagaaaaataaagagtcATAAAACATGACATTGGATATATATCAGTATCAAGCAGTTAACGTGAACAGTAATATACTTTCCCATAATCAAATGAAGACCAGAGAACTCACGGTTGCCCTCAGCTGTTGGTCATTGTATTTTGGATCAATGTTTAGACGGAAATGCGCTTCAACAGTTTCCACGAACTTTGTACTAGCCATTTGCTTTAGCAAAGATATTGCAGTCTTCAGGtcatattcttttttgttttcccttaaCTTTTGAATTTCCAAGAATCTCTTAGACCTTGTCTGACATTATTGACAAAACAAGTTTTAGTTTAGGAAAATCTCAGAAGAAGCAATCAAACTAAGCTattaattcaaataattagGGGTTTTCTTGCAACTGAAATTttttaaccaaataaaaagagagaaaaccaCTGGAATTTAGGGTCAAAGCTAAATCTTATGAagtgaagaatatatatatataggtaataaaaataaaaagcatgaTGTATAACACCTAAATGAGTAAAACAG from Corylus avellana chromosome ca1, CavTom2PMs-1.0 encodes the following:
- the LOC132180363 gene encoding large ribosomal subunit protein uL1c, yielding MATCTTPSSLMLTYAASSVHPQDITPSLIAFKPKPLSTTFSLCPLVLNHRERRLGKWVNVNFRREARHGASQRTQVVVAALAAEAEVAEDVEEQEGVEAVAGPGTGTGTLPKPKKGKAALPLKRDRTRSKRFLEIQKLRENKKEYDLKTAISLLKQMASTKFVETVEAHFRLNIDPKYNDQQLRATVSLPKGTGQTVRVAVLTQGERFDEAKNAGADLVGGEDLIQQIKEGFMEFDKLIASPDMMPKVASLGKILGPRGLMPNPKAGTVTPNIPQAIAEFKQGKVEYRADKTGIVHLPFGKADFPEEDLIVNLLAAVKSVEANKPTGAKGVYWKSAHICSSMGPSIRLNIRETLDYKPTSKV